GCTCCACTTCGAActcctatactgttttttttttttttcatctgtccatccgcctgtggtgtttgcatatggtaacactgcgtcctaggctttagataattacattcaacttacattcaacaattataacaatatcctatttcgaatattaacggtgtaattcgcatacagtaaattattaaaacacttttcaattgcaaatgtacacccagatatccttttatttacctaaaacttacacacagcgtaactatttaaagcccgggacgcagtgttaccatgcgcgaccaccacaggcgggtggacagatggaaaaaaacagagtatagttcaatTTTCTCATTACCTCTTGTATCCTTTCCAGTGCGCAGTGGACTTGACATTTTTGTCTGACTCAAACCACGCTGGCAGAGTGTGTAGGCCAAAGGGTGCTCGGTTGCCGTGGTAATTATACTCGAAGTTTTCTTTGAGGAATTGGAAGACTCGGTCCTCACATTTCTGCTCTGGACAGTCCGTCTCGTTGTAAGAGCtgatttgcaaaatgaaggaaaaaaaaaaacaacatttagAATTCTTATAATTTTCACAAGTATTTTGTATCATTTGCGCTCTTTGCCATCTCAAAGTAATCATGTTAAGTAACCCTTTATAGAAGcgcattatttaattatttcaaagGTGCTCGGTTGTATGAGTAGATGAAATAACAAGGTAAACACCTAACTTGTTGATGTTGACCAAATAACACTAAATATGAATGTTACAGCATCGCAAATCATGCTGTAGCGAATGAGGTAACGTAGAAGTCGTGCAAATGCTTGGTTCTTGTCatataaatttacttttaatCTAAACTATATATGGTTATTTTTGTTACTTTACAGAAATGTCAAATAAATCTATttgcattgaaactgaaaaaatatgAGTCATAAATTAATGCAAGTAGAGACATTGACATcacagctgcaaaactggtcgGTCTCACAATGTTCCACTTtactttgttttgatatttttcacTCCCTTCTCCGCTCTGCTATTTCCACCCAGACGAGGGTGGAGGGGCCATATATTGGGCTGTAACTAGGGTAGGCATAGGTGACCAAGCTTAACATAATAGTAATGAAACAAAGCTTGGCTGAGGGGATTTGTAACTCTGCACCTTATGTGAAGGTTAACCTAGCAGACTTTTCAGTTAGAGGGGTGTGACTTGCCGCGCATGAGCGAAGAGGTAAAGAGAAGGGGGGGAAACTTTTCATACTGAGGTCCAGAGGGGTGTAACTTACCTCTGGCAGGCATCCACCATGTTGCAGGGGTCCCCAGAGATGGATTTCAAATTGAGGACAGGGGTCACAAACAAGCCATTGTAGGTTTTTTGAGGGCATCTTCCCACTGGGCAGTCGTGAGGTACCTGCTCAGAGGAACAGAATCAGCATAGTAAATTTTACAGTACGTGTGTAAACATCTTGTGTTATGAAGCACAGGTGGTCAGTCCCGCTTTTACCGGTGGGGGTTATGTTCATGGTGGGGGGACTGCCTACTTCAAAGGTGACAAAATACAATTGGTAAAATGTTCGCACATGAATATCTATTTGTCATGGAGTATGTAATGTATTTGCAAAAGATTGAAAATTTACATACCTGTGGGGATTGGAAATCAAGAGTGTAAGGATAGAGGGCACCTTTAGCGTTCTCATACCTGGAGGAATATAAATGCATTCAAACTTTAGAATGGCGTGTGTTGGTGCTGGCGAGTCCATAAGTTTAGGCCTGTTTTTATTGAGAAATCCTTTGTGCTTATGTTAAGCAAAACTGGGAATCAAGTACTCGGTAGTTCATTAACTGTAGTTGATTAACTGTGGTGAGTCATAGCTTGTAAGAAGAGATCCAGGCTACCAATCTCATCTCAAAAGTGACTTGGTGAAAGCTAGAGGGTAAAAACTCGATCTAGCCTTGTAAAGGAGTAATCAAGTGACAAAAGTCACAGTTTGTGTTAATGAGAACTTACGTTTAATTGTCTCTCTAGAAAAACAGTTACTTTATCTATCTTGCTCCCAGGCATTGGCCTCCAtaaaattcaatgtttttttcaTCTTCTCACAGTTTTCTTTAGTTATTGGGGCAGCGAATTCTTTGCTGTGCACTgactttattattagtattgtttatTAATgaggtaataaagaaaaattccaaGGATGACACCTATATAAGCTGGCTTACCAGTTTGTGTAGTCCAGAGCTGTCCAAGAAGAGTCGTACTTGTAACCCGCATCTCTGAGGGCGCGGTACATCTCGTCACCTCCTACTTCCATGTGGAGGGCACGTGTCCCCTGGAGGAGGTTTCAGATTTATAGCAAATGAAAGTCTGTTCAAGGATTGAAGATACAGTAGAGGGAAGTTTATGTATAGTATTGTCTGTAATCtggattaaattattttttacataacaGTGTTGGATTTGTGACTGGGTAGTTGTGTTCACCATTAACTGTCGTAGTTGTCATGTCAACATTTTCTGCAACAGTGTGAAATTGTAAGACCCAGTTGTTATATATACTAGCATGAATGTTAGTGTGTCGTACTAAAATCTATACTCATGCGATTCACTTTGACTATCATATTTGCGTGGGTTTGGTTCTATGTTTAATCCACTTTCCCTAAACTGATATTATGTTTAACATTAGGCCTATAATACAAAACAAAAGTGGTTGTCCCATCCTCCCTCCATCTTCCACAACTAATACTGTACTACAGTAATCTTATGAGCTTGTTCTCATATGGActcaaaaaaaatcaataagttGTGATTATTTTATCTATTGGCAGAGTCCAGCCTCTTTATACTGTACAGCAACTCCACTTACGACTATTTCCTCCTCAGGGATGCGAGCGAAGTTATGGATCATCTTCTTGGCCTCGCTGAACTCGCTGTACCACTCGCTGTAGTTGGCTTGTTTCCAGTAGGGCACGGGAGAACTcctgtaagtatatacatatattgtttgcTTAAGTATTCTTTACGTAGATCTAATGTAATGGGGCACATTCTTAACAAATATCAGAGGGTCGCATTTTCGTTAGTTTTGTATGAAGCGTAATCGTCGTCGTTTGCAACGACGTAGATCTAAATTAGCTAGATCTGTAGAACGTAGTATCCGAATCGCTCGACGACTCACGTGACAGAGCGAACGCCGATCTCGCTGCCGAGTCGCCAGAGCTCGTTGGCCAGAGTGTAGTCGGTGTTGAGATGGGTCAGGAACGCCGTCATGGACATCCTGCAGCCGTTAGGATTCCTGAAAGTCGAGACGAGCTCCTTGTAGAACCTGAAGTTGGTCACCGTGATGGCGTCGTTGACGGTGACGACGACGAACTGTGGCGCGAATTCCAGCGGCAGCGGGGCGATGGGGTTGCTTTGAGGCTTTTGCCCGCAGACGCAGTCCGGGCGCTTGCAGTTCCCCTCCTGGATGCATTCCTGCGGTTGAGAGGGACATGGGCTGGGTTTTAGGATGGTAGGCCTATGTGGTGTACGCCATGTTTAGGCTAGAAGTTCTAGGGAACGTTGGTAATCCTCCCCccaaatagaaaatatttaacttccaaaaatttgaattaatgaagttttaaacaattttcaaaattgtatttgtattttcatcccgatttaaaaaatttattatttgtttctgaTGATGAATGTTGAACATCATTTTCCTAActctacattttgaaaacaaattagtTTGGCCAGAAAGAAACAATGATATCACTCTTTAAAAGTAATGTGATTTATACATCTATAATTCACTAATGAAAGCTACTGTAGGTACTTATGTTTTTTAAAATCTATGATAAATTAATGATGACGATCATgttaataaaatttgtaaatttagATGTGGgtaatatgataaaaagaaaaaatattctctttGTAGGGAAGTCGTGGCTACAGAGAGGTAAGATAGAGCCAGTTTTAACCTGTTAGGTCTGAGTGATGGTTTAGGTTGAAAGGAATTAGTTAAATGCAATAATTCCGCTCAAGtaattaatgtattttaataataataataataataataataataataataataataataataataataataataataataataataataataataatagcaggtaTTAGCCTATACCAAGGCAGCACTGGGTGTGATAAGGATTCTGTATATAGGTCTATGAAGTGACGAAGTCGCCATATTGTGTTTTTATCTACACTTAATTTGTAAAGAATTAATATTGAAATATAAGAAAGCATCTTTGTCAGAGGTAAATGATTAGTTTTATAGGAATGAGGAAAAACTTTCTTAATAGGTAGGAGTGTCTGAAACCGAGGAAAACGGcttaattgaaaaatgaaaaacgaaaaatttaactttgttttaacgaagttattttataattaataattaagataTAAGAAAG
This region of Macrobrachium nipponense isolate FS-2020 chromosome 25, ASM1510439v2, whole genome shotgun sequence genomic DNA includes:
- the LOC135199431 gene encoding chitin deacetylase 7-like — encoded protein: MSMTAFLTHLNTDYTLANELWRLGSEIGVRSVTSSPVPYWKQANYSEWYSEFSEAKKMIHNFARIPEEEIVGTRALHMEVGGDEMYRALRDAGYKYDSSWTALDYTNWYENAKGALYPYTLDFQSPQVPHDCPVGRCPQKTYNGLFVTPVLNLKSISGDPCNMVDACQSSYNETDCPEQKCEDRVFQFLKENFEYNYHGNRAPFGLHTLPAWFESDKNVKSTAHWKGYKRFLQYVQDLDDVWIVSQNKVVEYMKNPVPVGDIAQLEAFQCPTIDPDTNCPAPMGCEYDSYPGSGKITIRICSRPCPTTYPWLGNPTGI